Proteins from one Catenuloplanes atrovinosus genomic window:
- the hpt gene encoding hypoxanthine phosphoribosyltransferase, translating to MADGSWYDADIERVIISEQQIRDKVAELAKQVSADHADAPDGVLLVCVLKGAVMFMADFARELGRLGPSSEMEFMAVSSYGQGTTSSGVVRILKDLDRDIAGRHVIVVEDIVDSGLTLSWLLKYLESRGAAAIDVVALFRKPEAVKVPVDVRYVGFDIPSEFVVGYGLDFAERYRELPYVGVLKPEVYARG from the coding sequence ATGGCTGACGGGTCCTGGTACGACGCCGACATCGAGCGCGTGATCATCTCTGAGCAGCAGATCCGGGACAAGGTCGCGGAGCTGGCCAAGCAGGTCTCCGCCGACCACGCCGACGCGCCGGACGGCGTGCTGCTGGTCTGCGTGCTGAAGGGCGCCGTGATGTTCATGGCCGACTTCGCGCGTGAGCTGGGCCGGCTCGGCCCGTCCAGCGAGATGGAGTTCATGGCGGTCTCCTCCTACGGGCAGGGCACCACCTCGTCCGGCGTGGTCCGCATCCTCAAGGACCTGGACCGCGACATCGCCGGCCGGCACGTGATCGTGGTCGAGGACATCGTCGACTCCGGCCTCACGCTCTCCTGGCTGCTGAAGTACCTGGAGTCGCGCGGTGCCGCCGCGATCGACGTGGTCGCGCTGTTCCGCAAGCCGGAGGCGGTCAAGGTCCCGGTCGACGTGCGCTACGTCGGGTTCGACATCCCGAGCGAGTTCGTGGTCGGCTACGGCCTGGACTTCGCGGAGCGGTACCGCGAGCTGCCGTACGTCGGTGTGCTCAAGCCCGAGGTGTACGCGCGCGGCTGA
- a CDS encoding inorganic diphosphatase — protein MDFDVTVEIPKGHRNKYEVDHKTGRIRLDRTLFTATQYPADYGFIEGTLGEDGDPLDALVLVQEPTFPGCLIRCRAIGMYRMKDEMGGDDKVLCVPFEDPRQEHLRDIHHLGEFDRMEIQHFFTVYKDLEPGKSVEGATWTGRVEAEQEVRNSILRHQRALELGDDAH, from the coding sequence ATGGATTTCGACGTTACGGTTGAGATCCCCAAGGGTCACCGCAACAAGTACGAGGTGGACCACAAGACCGGTCGCATCCGGCTGGACCGCACGCTCTTCACCGCGACTCAATACCCGGCGGACTACGGCTTCATCGAGGGCACCCTGGGCGAGGACGGCGACCCGCTGGACGCGCTCGTGCTGGTGCAGGAGCCGACGTTCCCGGGCTGCCTCATCCGGTGCCGCGCGATCGGCATGTACCGGATGAAGGACGAGATGGGCGGCGACGACAAGGTCCTCTGCGTGCCGTTCGAGGACCCGCGTCAGGAGCACCTGCGGGACATCCACCACCTGGGCGAGTTCGACCGGATGGAGATCCAGCACTTCTTCACCGTGTACAAGGACCTCGAGCCGGGCAAGTCCGTCGAGGGCGCGACCTGGACCGGCCGGGTGGAGGCCGAGCAGGAGGTCCGCAACTCGATCCTGCGTCACCAGCGGGCCCTCGAGCTGGGCGACGACGCCCACTGA
- the ftsH gene encoding ATP-dependent zinc metalloprotease FtsH — MERTRLFRRPVVWIILVIAAAIAASSFFTGGPSYHRVETSVALDRLNAGGIKTAVYEDKEQTLQLELTEKATFDKTTTDRIETQVPYEVSDDIWAAVVQAKAAGKITGAIDAKVTRDNILVTLALNLLPIIILVVLLLLFMSQMQGGGSRVLNFGKSKAKMITKDTPKTTFADVAGADEAVEELHEIKDFLQNPSKYQALGAKIPKGVLLFGPPGTGKTLLARAVAGEAGVPFYSISGSDFVEMFVGVGASRVRDLFEQAKANAPAIVFVDEIDAVGRHRGAGMGGGHDEREQTLNQLLVEMDGFDTKGGVILIAATNRPDILDPALLRPGRFDRQIAVDAPDMEGRKAILRVHAKGKPFTPDVDLDSVARRTPGFSGADLANVINEAALLTARHEKRAISNEYLEESIDRVIAGPERRTRAMSDGEKKITAYHEGGHALVAWALPHSAPVHKVTILPRGRSLGHTLVLPTEDKYTQTRAEMIDTLAYALGGRAAEELVFHEPTTGAGNDIEKASGLARAMITQYGMSSKLGAVKYGTSNDEPFLGRTMGHERDYSDSVAAEIDAEVRALIELAHDEAWEILVEYRDVLDNMVLELMEKETISQQDMARICARVQKRPPMAPYNGFGKRRPSTDPPVLTPAEKDKLKAQAAADGAEATVGTGASSESTNNSDGTH, encoded by the coding sequence ATGGAACGCACGCGTTTGTTCCGCCGCCCGGTGGTCTGGATCATTCTGGTGATCGCCGCCGCGATCGCCGCCAGCTCCTTCTTCACGGGCGGCCCCAGTTATCACCGGGTCGAGACGTCGGTCGCACTCGACAGGCTCAACGCGGGCGGCATCAAGACCGCCGTCTACGAGGACAAGGAGCAGACGCTCCAGCTCGAGCTGACCGAGAAGGCCACCTTCGACAAGACGACCACCGACCGGATCGAGACCCAGGTCCCGTACGAGGTCAGTGACGACATCTGGGCCGCAGTGGTCCAGGCCAAGGCGGCCGGCAAGATCACCGGCGCGATCGACGCCAAGGTGACGCGCGACAACATCCTGGTGACGCTGGCGCTCAACCTGCTGCCGATCATCATTCTCGTGGTTCTGCTGCTGCTGTTCATGTCGCAGATGCAGGGCGGCGGCTCGCGGGTGCTCAACTTCGGCAAGTCCAAGGCCAAGATGATCACCAAGGACACGCCGAAGACGACGTTCGCGGACGTCGCCGGCGCGGACGAGGCCGTCGAGGAACTGCACGAGATCAAGGACTTCCTGCAGAACCCGTCGAAGTACCAGGCCCTGGGCGCCAAGATCCCGAAGGGCGTGCTGCTGTTCGGCCCGCCCGGAACCGGTAAGACGCTGCTGGCCCGCGCGGTCGCCGGCGAGGCCGGCGTCCCGTTCTACTCGATCTCCGGCTCGGACTTCGTCGAGATGTTCGTCGGTGTCGGTGCCTCCCGCGTCCGTGACCTGTTCGAGCAGGCCAAGGCGAACGCGCCGGCCATCGTCTTCGTCGACGAGATCGACGCGGTCGGCCGGCACCGCGGCGCCGGCATGGGCGGCGGTCACGACGAGCGCGAGCAGACGCTCAACCAGCTGCTCGTCGAGATGGACGGCTTCGACACGAAGGGCGGCGTCATCCTGATCGCCGCGACGAACCGGCCGGACATCCTCGACCCCGCGCTGCTGCGCCCCGGCCGCTTCGACCGGCAGATCGCGGTCGACGCCCCCGACATGGAGGGCCGCAAGGCCATCCTCCGCGTGCACGCCAAGGGCAAGCCGTTCACGCCGGACGTCGACCTCGACTCCGTCGCGCGGCGCACCCCCGGCTTCTCGGGCGCGGACCTGGCCAACGTGATCAACGAGGCGGCGCTGCTGACCGCGCGGCACGAGAAGCGCGCGATCTCGAACGAGTACCTGGAAGAGTCGATCGACCGGGTGATCGCCGGGCCGGAGCGCCGGACCCGCGCGATGAGCGACGGCGAGAAGAAGATCACCGCGTACCACGAGGGTGGGCACGCGCTGGTCGCCTGGGCGCTGCCGCACTCCGCGCCGGTGCACAAGGTGACGATCCTCCCGCGCGGCCGCTCGCTCGGCCACACGCTGGTGCTGCCCACCGAGGACAAGTACACGCAGACGCGCGCCGAGATGATCGACACGCTGGCGTACGCGCTGGGCGGCCGGGCCGCGGAGGAACTCGTCTTCCACGAGCCCACCACCGGTGCCGGCAACGACATCGAGAAGGCCAGCGGACTGGCCCGCGCGATGATCACCCAGTACGGCATGAGCTCGAAGCTGGGCGCGGTCAAGTACGGCACCAGCAACGACGAGCCGTTCCTCGGCCGCACCATGGGCCACGAGCGGGACTACTCCGACTCGGTCGCCGCAGAGATCGACGCCGAGGTGCGGGCGCTCATCGAGCTCGCGCACGACGAGGCGTGGGAGATCCTGGTGGAGTACCGGGACGTGCTGGACAACATGGTGCTGGAGCTGATGGAGAAGGAGACCATCTCCCAGCAGGACATGGCCCGCATCTGCGCCCGCGTGCAGAAGCGCCCGCCGATGGCGCCGTACAACGGCTTCGGCAAGCGCCGCCCGTCCACCGACCCGCCGGTGCTCACCCCGGCCGAGAAGGACAAGCTCAAGGCGCAGGCCGCCGCGGACGGCGCCGAGGCGACCGTCGGCACCGGCGCGTCCAGCGAGTCCACCAACAACTCGGACGGCACACACTGA
- the tilS gene encoding tRNA lysidine(34) synthetase TilS has translation MARIAPPVAEMRVAVRRALTGFPPDGLVLTACSGGADSLALAAAVAFVAPRLGLRAGLVTVDHRLQDGSADRAAAVARWAGEAGLDPVEVAAVTVAGRPGGPEAAAREARYAALADAARRHGAAAVLVGHTRDDQAETVLLALARGAGIKGLAGMRERRPLPGADDVLLVRPLLEITREQTHKACVALGLHPWSDPHNADPAYARSRVRADALPALVAALGPRVVGNLARTAGLLAADAAALDGLARTALAEARRGGPGGGALRVRSLSGLDPAIRSRVLHLWARELGAPGTALSQRHVSALDALVVDWHGQGSAYLPGGIAVRRSGDALAAVTTDTEVDQTG, from the coding sequence ATGGCTCGGATCGCGCCGCCGGTCGCGGAGATGCGGGTGGCGGTGCGTCGCGCCCTGACCGGCTTTCCCCCCGACGGACTGGTGCTCACGGCCTGCTCCGGCGGCGCCGACTCGCTCGCGCTGGCCGCGGCCGTGGCGTTCGTCGCACCGCGGCTCGGCCTGCGCGCCGGGCTGGTCACGGTCGACCACCGGCTCCAGGACGGCTCCGCCGACCGCGCCGCCGCCGTGGCCCGGTGGGCGGGCGAGGCCGGACTGGACCCGGTCGAGGTCGCGGCCGTGACGGTCGCGGGCCGGCCCGGAGGCCCGGAGGCGGCCGCGCGGGAGGCCCGCTACGCCGCGCTGGCCGACGCCGCACGCCGGCACGGCGCCGCCGCGGTGCTGGTCGGGCACACCCGGGACGACCAGGCCGAGACCGTGCTGCTCGCGCTCGCGCGCGGTGCCGGGATAAAGGGCCTGGCCGGGATGCGCGAGCGCCGGCCGCTGCCCGGCGCGGACGACGTGCTGCTGGTACGCCCGCTGCTGGAGATCACCCGGGAGCAGACGCACAAGGCCTGCGTGGCACTCGGCCTGCACCCGTGGTCCGACCCGCACAACGCCGACCCGGCGTACGCGCGCAGCCGGGTCCGGGCCGACGCGCTCCCCGCCCTGGTCGCCGCGCTCGGCCCGCGGGTGGTCGGCAACCTGGCGCGCACGGCCGGGCTGCTGGCGGCGGACGCGGCCGCGCTGGACGGGCTGGCCAGGACCGCGCTGGCCGAGGCGCGGCGCGGCGGCCCCGGCGGCGGCGCGCTGCGGGTGCGGAGCCTGTCCGGGCTGGACCCGGCGATACGCAGCCGCGTGCTGCACCTGTGGGCGCGCGAGCTCGGCGCGCCGGGCACCGCGCTGTCCCAGCGGCACGTGTCCGCGCTGGACGCGCTGGTGGTGGACTGGCACGGGCAGGGGTCGGCCTACCTCCCGGGGGGGATCGCGGTACGCCGTTCCGGTGACGCGCTGGCGGCCGTGACCACCGACACAGAAGTGGATCAAACCGGGTGA
- a CDS encoding zinc-dependent metalloprotease produces MTQFVDWDLAAATAGALGKSGPRVTYDEAAAVVADLRRLTDEAAGHVAAYTGLTSRVDHPPVRIVDRRDWAQVNIEGLRTVIAPLLGRLTGDRTPSAFADAIGSRVTAVQAGGVLAYLSGRVLGQYEVFSGEHGRLLLVAPNIVEIERKLGADPRDFRLWVALHEVTHRTQFTAVPWMRGYFLDQVRAFVDASQSAEDPLVERLRRAVGTLSDAVRDPESRSSVLDLVQTPAQKEVLDRLTALMTLLEGHAEFVMDGVGPEVIPSVETIRARFNRRREAGNPLEKAVRRLLGVDVKMRQYAEGRKFVHGVVERVGMAGFNEIFRSPETLPLVSELSDPDAWVSRVRPAPPTPARESGPASPPDGD; encoded by the coding sequence ATGACGCAGTTCGTGGACTGGGATCTGGCCGCCGCCACCGCGGGTGCTCTGGGCAAGTCCGGGCCACGGGTGACCTATGACGAGGCCGCCGCGGTCGTCGCGGACCTGCGGCGGCTCACCGACGAGGCCGCGGGGCACGTCGCGGCGTACACCGGGCTGACGTCCCGGGTCGACCACCCGCCGGTGCGGATCGTGGACCGGCGGGACTGGGCCCAGGTCAACATCGAGGGCCTGCGCACCGTGATCGCGCCGCTGCTCGGCCGGCTGACCGGCGACCGGACGCCGAGCGCGTTCGCGGACGCGATCGGTTCCCGGGTGACCGCGGTGCAGGCCGGCGGCGTGCTGGCCTACCTGTCCGGGCGGGTGCTCGGGCAGTACGAGGTGTTCTCCGGCGAGCACGGCCGGCTGCTGCTGGTCGCGCCGAACATCGTGGAGATCGAGCGGAAGCTCGGCGCCGACCCGCGCGACTTCCGGCTGTGGGTGGCGCTGCACGAGGTGACGCACCGGACGCAGTTCACGGCCGTGCCGTGGATGCGCGGCTACTTCCTCGACCAGGTGCGCGCGTTCGTGGACGCGTCCCAGTCCGCGGAGGACCCGCTGGTGGAGCGGCTGCGCCGGGCGGTCGGCACGCTGTCCGACGCGGTGCGCGACCCGGAGAGCCGGTCGTCCGTGCTGGACCTGGTGCAGACGCCCGCGCAGAAGGAGGTGCTGGACCGGCTGACCGCGCTGATGACGCTGCTGGAGGGCCACGCCGAGTTCGTGATGGACGGCGTCGGGCCGGAGGTGATCCCGAGCGTGGAGACGATCCGCGCCCGGTTCAACCGGCGTCGCGAGGCGGGCAACCCGCTGGAGAAGGCGGTCCGCCGGCTGCTCGGCGTGGACGTGAAGATGCGGCAGTACGCGGAGGGCCGCAAGTTCGTGCACGGCGTGGTGGAACGGGTCGGCATGGCCGGCTTCAACGAGATCTTCCGGTCGCCGGAGACGTTGCCGCTGGTGTCCGAGCTGAGCGATCCGGATGCCTGGGTGAGCCGGGTGCGCCCGGCGCCCCCGACGCCCGCCCGCGAGTCCGGCCCGGCCTCCCCGCCGGACGGCGACTGA
- the folE gene encoding GTP cyclohydrolase I FolE has translation MDYLAARLVDGKLSGTPVEDAVDLPRIENAVREILLALGEDPDRDGLKRTPARVARAYAELFAGLRVDPAQVLTTTFEANHDELVLVRDIDVMSLCEHHLLPFRGVAHIGYIPGTHGRITGLSKLARLVEVFARRPQVQERLTSQIADLLTESLDPRGVIVVMECEHMCMAMRGIQKSGSKTITSAVRGGLQTDAKSRAEAMSLILGR, from the coding sequence TTGGACTATCTCGCCGCCCGGCTCGTCGACGGCAAGCTCAGCGGCACGCCCGTCGAGGACGCCGTCGACCTCCCCCGGATCGAGAACGCGGTCCGCGAGATCCTCCTCGCGCTCGGCGAGGACCCGGACCGGGACGGTCTCAAGCGCACGCCGGCCCGGGTGGCCCGCGCCTACGCCGAGCTATTCGCCGGCCTCCGCGTCGACCCGGCGCAGGTGCTCACCACCACGTTCGAGGCCAACCACGACGAGCTGGTGCTGGTCCGCGACATCGACGTGATGTCCCTCTGCGAACACCACCTGCTGCCGTTCCGCGGCGTCGCGCACATCGGCTACATCCCCGGCACGCACGGCCGGATCACCGGGCTGTCCAAGCTCGCCCGCCTGGTCGAGGTGTTCGCCCGCCGCCCGCAGGTCCAGGAGCGGCTCACCTCGCAGATCGCCGACCTGCTCACCGAGAGCCTCGACCCGCGCGGCGTGATCGTCGTGATGGAGTGCGAGCACATGTGCATGGCGATGCGCGGCATCCAGAAGTCCGGATCCAAGACCATCACCTCCGCGGTACGCGGCGGCCTGCAGACCGACGCGAAGTCACGCGCCGAGGCGATGAGCCTGATCCTGGGCCGCTAG
- the dacB gene encoding D-alanyl-D-alanine carboxypeptidase/D-alanyl-D-alanine endopeptidase: protein MPRATQAGPAGSAAVGVAGAASPRPAPVNAAGAAPAAGGDAGARGSAVVSPAASVGGRATVGGGGAPGGPSGVSVVPADGLEKDGGAGAAGAAGGGAEAAPWRSRKVLIGAGAAVLALVVLGVAVLAGRPEPAEEPVAAPSAARSTEPAPRPVLVANTDQAPMPTAAGVAAAIAPLVTRGDLGPGLHVSVVDVATGTELYGYEQTEPATPASTTKLVTAAAALAARGAGYRIPTRVVAGSAPGEVVLIGGGDPTLAIGETAAYDGAARLDTLAEQVKRALGGAPVSRVTVDSSLFTGPLTAPGWDSDAVSSGYGAPITALMTDGARVNPKATGGARRHAAPDLAAGKAFAALLGTNVTVGRGASPKPGTPAPAASSAPAAAGPVPGTELGRVESPIMLRLVEVMLTESDNVVAEALARQVAIAVGRPASFEGGASATRELIAGYGLPVDGFGLTDGSGLSRDNGISPALLTSLVRLAGDGSHPELGALFSGLPVGGWSGTLDTRFRDPAPPESRGGAGSVRAKTGSLDGVTALAGVLTTADGRLLAFALLADEVPYRTVSPWQAEWKLDRIASELAACGC from the coding sequence ATGCCGCGTGCGACGCAGGCCGGGCCGGCCGGTAGTGCGGCGGTCGGGGTGGCGGGTGCGGCGTCGCCCCGTCCCGCGCCGGTCAACGCCGCGGGCGCGGCCCCGGCGGCCGGGGGTGACGCCGGGGCGCGCGGGAGTGCGGTGGTGTCGCCCGCGGCGTCGGTGGGTGGGCGCGCGACGGTGGGCGGCGGTGGAGCGCCGGGCGGGCCGTCGGGGGTCTCGGTCGTACCGGCTGATGGTCTTGAGAAGGACGGCGGGGCGGGAGCGGCCGGCGCGGCCGGTGGCGGTGCGGAAGCGGCGCCGTGGCGGTCGCGGAAGGTGCTGATCGGGGCCGGGGCGGCGGTGCTGGCGCTGGTGGTGTTGGGCGTGGCGGTGCTGGCCGGGCGGCCGGAGCCGGCGGAGGAGCCGGTGGCCGCGCCGAGCGCGGCGCGGAGCACGGAGCCGGCGCCGCGGCCGGTGCTGGTGGCGAACACGGACCAGGCGCCGATGCCGACCGCCGCGGGCGTGGCGGCCGCGATCGCGCCGCTGGTCACCCGCGGTGACCTGGGGCCGGGACTGCACGTGTCCGTGGTGGACGTGGCGACCGGGACCGAGCTGTACGGGTACGAGCAGACCGAGCCGGCCACGCCGGCCTCGACGACGAAGCTGGTCACGGCCGCGGCGGCGCTGGCGGCGCGCGGGGCCGGCTACCGCATCCCGACGCGCGTGGTGGCCGGTTCCGCGCCCGGCGAGGTGGTGCTGATCGGCGGCGGCGATCCGACGCTGGCGATCGGCGAGACCGCGGCCTACGACGGCGCGGCGCGACTGGACACGCTGGCGGAGCAGGTGAAGCGGGCGCTGGGCGGCGCGCCGGTGTCCCGGGTGACCGTGGACTCGTCGCTGTTCACCGGCCCGCTGACCGCGCCGGGCTGGGACTCGGACGCGGTGTCGTCCGGGTACGGCGCGCCGATCACCGCGCTGATGACGGACGGCGCCCGGGTCAACCCGAAGGCGACCGGCGGTGCGCGGCGCCACGCCGCGCCGGACCTGGCGGCGGGTAAGGCGTTCGCGGCGCTGCTGGGGACGAATGTGACGGTGGGGCGCGGCGCGAGCCCGAAACCGGGCACGCCCGCGCCCGCGGCGTCGAGCGCGCCGGCGGCGGCCGGCCCGGTGCCGGGGACCGAGCTCGGCCGCGTCGAGTCGCCGATCATGTTGCGGCTGGTCGAGGTGATGCTGACCGAGAGCGACAACGTGGTGGCCGAGGCGCTGGCGCGGCAGGTGGCGATCGCGGTCGGCCGCCCGGCCTCGTTCGAGGGCGGCGCGTCCGCCACCCGCGAGCTGATCGCCGGGTACGGGCTGCCGGTGGACGGGTTCGGGCTGACCGACGGCAGCGGGCTGTCCCGGGACAACGGGATCAGCCCGGCGCTGCTGACCTCGCTGGTCCGGCTGGCCGGGGACGGCTCGCACCCGGAACTGGGCGCGCTCTTCTCCGGGCTGCCGGTGGGCGGCTGGTCGGGCACGCTGGACACCCGGTTCCGGGACCCCGCGCCGCCGGAGTCGCGCGGCGGCGCCGGATCGGTGCGGGCCAAGACCGGGTCGCTGGACGGCGTCACCGCGCTGGCCGGCGTGCTCACCACCGCGGACGGGCGGCTGCTGGCGTTCGCGCTGCTGGCGGACGAGGTGCCGTACCGGACGGTGAGCCCGTGGCAGGCCGAGTGGAAACTGGACCGGATCGCGTCGGAGCTCGCCGCCTGCGGCTGCTAG
- a CDS encoding FtsK/SpoIIIE domain-containing protein encodes MADDETDVSRAAALHRQAAAVLAAADAGLHALTPAPSDLQAQRSLAERLSKAAALLAPGWLGANLATGRVPAEPSPGVPAFVRVGTARPLPEAGFPAVVPLAGAGHLTVDADGRDPRTAALLRAVLLRLVASAAPGSLLVRAVDGADEAVFAAFAPLADAGLMPPPATDPAGLRAILDEAEQWIRLRTPEARTPEARRQDTRGREAQSQTRRADARSPEVRHPEPREDVHPRSRNAEVGAARRVESRDTETRATDARRHEAQGPEPHRTEGHATEVEPEAHGAGTRVAGARHHEGQRLEARNADTRGAGPRRHEGHVPVGLSADARMPDTRPTDLRGGDARRPEQRKRDDNRLLIVIVASFPAGADPIDLLRFRDLATRGPAAGLHLLVAGWPPPALATGLPAQPLPLSTPITLREAYAIVGDPPGDSFAAQPNDVGLNSPVLLDGDPPAEMLAAVCRRLAAGFLAFERPSLRDLLPAELWAEDATEGLATVVGRDGERTVAVQLNDLAPHWLIGGRAGAGKSAFLTAALAGLTARYSPDDLALYLVQPTGHAGDQTGHAGDQTGEGPPPHVRATGDDILDRLVEELDRRAALAARHGTTRFADLRAVQPLPRIVCVIDEFVPLLQARPGLLEPLTAISRGARSCGIHLVLTTRTPRAIPALHERDGLFAQWTVRIALPGGGGVLEPTNESAQSLPAGTAVINTAGGLGGPRNATRGHERLVRFPNPRADRKALSELHSRLHARAAEPPAVLLGRPAVPRDAATPPPPVAFPLGGGPGRHLAIIGSAPQAPDLLHAATRSLSAHHAPGTARFLVCPLIPDADRHADALTAALARRHEVEQLDAAGLTKALELDEPAYLVVFGLDAGDRVTLPPDRLTHLLRTGPAKGVHLLSWWRGTHRLTGDLSGAAARIDGLALLDLPADEVTALVGDPGEQAGALLHDRRTGTTTAFIPFRTEPAKPRTTKPETTKPEVTKTGTDTRTEPLLPAPRSTVRPAEARET; translated from the coding sequence ATGGCCGACGACGAGACGGACGTCAGCCGGGCCGCCGCCCTGCACCGGCAGGCTGCGGCGGTGCTGGCGGCGGCGGATGCGGGGTTGCACGCGCTGACGCCGGCGCCGTCGGATCTGCAGGCGCAGCGGAGTCTGGCGGAGCGGCTGTCGAAGGCGGCGGCGTTGTTGGCGCCGGGGTGGTTGGGGGCCAATCTCGCGACGGGGCGGGTGCCGGCGGAGCCGTCGCCCGGGGTGCCGGCGTTCGTGCGGGTGGGGACGGCGCGGCCGTTGCCGGAGGCGGGCTTTCCGGCCGTGGTGCCGCTGGCGGGGGCCGGGCATCTGACCGTGGACGCGGACGGGCGTGATCCGCGGACGGCGGCGTTGTTGCGGGCGGTGTTGCTGCGGCTGGTGGCGTCCGCGGCGCCGGGTTCGCTGCTGGTCCGGGCGGTCGACGGGGCGGACGAGGCGGTGTTCGCGGCCTTCGCGCCGCTGGCGGACGCGGGGTTGATGCCGCCGCCGGCGACGGATCCGGCGGGGCTGCGCGCGATTCTGGACGAGGCCGAGCAGTGGATTCGCCTTCGCACGCCGGAGGCGCGAACGCCGGAGGCCCGCAGGCAGGATACGCGTGGCCGGGAGGCGCAATCCCAGACGCGCCGCGCTGACGCGCGCAGCCCTGAGGTCCGTCATCCGGAGCCACGGGAGGACGTCCACCCCCGGAGCCGCAACGCCGAAGTCGGCGCCGCCCGGCGTGTGGAGTCTCGGGACACCGAGACCCGCGCCACGGACGCTCGCCGCCATGAGGCTCAAGGGCCGGAGCCGCACCGCACGGAGGGCCACGCCACCGAGGTAGAGCCGGAGGCTCACGGCGCAGGCACCCGCGTTGCGGGAGCGCGTCACCACGAAGGGCAACGGCTCGAAGCGCGGAACGCGGACACTCGCGGGGCGGGGCCACGACGCCACGAGGGCCACGTCCCGGTAGGCCTCAGCGCGGACGCCCGGATGCCGGACACACGCCCCACAGACCTGCGGGGCGGCGACGCGCGCAGGCCGGAGCAGCGGAAACGGGACGACAACCGGCTGCTCATCGTGATCGTCGCGTCGTTTCCGGCCGGTGCGGATCCGATCGATCTGCTGCGGTTCCGCGACCTGGCCACGCGCGGGCCGGCCGCGGGCCTGCACCTGTTGGTCGCCGGCTGGCCACCGCCCGCGCTGGCGACCGGCCTGCCCGCCCAGCCGCTCCCGCTCAGCACGCCGATCACGCTCCGCGAGGCGTACGCGATAGTGGGCGACCCGCCCGGTGACTCGTTCGCGGCGCAGCCGAACGACGTGGGCCTCAACTCTCCGGTCCTGCTGGACGGCGACCCCCCTGCGGAGATGCTGGCCGCGGTCTGCCGCCGCCTGGCGGCCGGGTTCCTCGCCTTCGAGCGGCCTTCGCTGCGCGATCTGCTCCCGGCCGAGCTGTGGGCGGAGGATGCCACCGAAGGGCTGGCCACCGTCGTGGGCCGGGACGGTGAGCGCACCGTGGCGGTGCAGCTGAACGATCTGGCACCGCACTGGCTGATCGGCGGCCGCGCGGGCGCGGGCAAGTCCGCGTTCCTGACCGCGGCGCTGGCCGGGCTGACCGCCCGCTACTCCCCGGACGACCTCGCCCTCTACCTGGTTCAGCCGACCGGCCACGCGGGCGACCAGACCGGCCACGCGGGCGACCAGACCGGCGAAGGTCCGCCCCCGCACGTCAGAGCGACCGGCGACGACATTCTCGACCGGCTCGTCGAGGAACTGGACCGCCGCGCCGCGCTGGCCGCCCGCCACGGTACGACGCGCTTCGCCGACCTGCGGGCCGTGCAGCCGCTCCCGCGCATCGTCTGCGTGATCGACGAGTTCGTGCCGCTGCTCCAGGCGCGGCCCGGGCTGCTGGAGCCGCTGACGGCCATCTCGCGCGGCGCGCGATCGTGCGGCATCCACCTGGTGCTGACCACCCGCACGCCGCGCGCCATTCCGGCGTTGCACGAGCGGGACGGCCTCTTCGCCCAGTGGACGGTACGCATCGCGCTGCCCGGCGGTGGTGGCGTGCTGGAACCGACGAACGAGTCCGCGCAGAGCCTGCCGGCCGGCACCGCCGTGATCAACACCGCGGGCGGGCTCGGCGGCCCCCGGAACGCCACCAGGGGCCACGAGCGCCTGGTCCGCTTCCCGAACCCGCGGGCGGACCGGAAGGCGCTCAGCGAGCTTCACAGCCGCCTCCACGCCCGCGCCGCGGAGCCGCCCGCGGTCCTCCTCGGCCGTCCGGCGGTCCCGCGGGACGCCGCCACGCCGCCTCCGCCGGTGGCCTTCCCGCTGGGTGGCGGGCCGGGCCGGCATCTGGCGATCATTGGCTCGGCGCCGCAGGCCCCGGACCTGCTGCACGCCGCCACCCGCAGCCTGTCAGCCCATCACGCGCCCGGTACGGCCCGGTTCCTGGTCTGCCCGCTGATTCCGGACGCGGACCGGCACGCGGACGCGCTGACGGCGGCGCTGGCCCGCCGGCACGAGGTGGAGCAGCTGGACGCCGCGGGCCTGACCAAGGCGCTGGAGCTGGACGAGCCGGCCTACCTGGTGGTCTTCGGGCTGGACGCGGGTGACCGGGTGACGCTCCCGCCGGACCGTCTCACGCACCTGCTGCGCACCGGGCCGGCCAAGGGCGTGCACCTGCTGTCCTGGTGGCGGGGAACCCACCGGCTCACCGGCGACCTGAGCGGCGCCGCGGCGCGGATCGACGGGCTCGCCCTGCTGGACCTGCCCGCGGACGAGGTCACCGCGCTGGTCGGCGACCCCGGCGAGCAGGCCGGCGCGCTGCTCCACGACCGCCGCACCGGCACCACGACCGCCTTCATCCCCTTCCGCACGGAACCCGCGAAGCCGCGGACCACGAAGCCGGAAACCACGAAGCCGGAAGTCACGAAGACCGGAACGGACACCAGGACCGAGCCACTCCTGCCCGCGCCGAGGAGCACGGTACGGCCCGCGGAGGCGAGGGAGACGTGA